The nucleotide sequence GGAGGTAGACGACGAAGAGTGCTATAGAGAAACCAAAAGGCCGGAAAGCAAAAGAATACATAAAATTGTAATGTGAGGTGTTATCAATATGATAGTCGCAATGGAGTTTGAGGAATTGTACAGAAAAGACGGAAGCCATATTGACCAAGGAATTGTTGAACTAAGAGTGAGGAACTTTCCGCCAGAAAGTGTCTGCAAGAAAAAATTTTATGAAATATTTGGAGATGTCAAAAGTGTTGGTAAACTTAAAATTATCGGAGTTGTTAGAAAATAAAAAGCCCGCAAGTGCTGGAACACTAAACGGGCAATAAAAAGTATATAACATAAAATCAGTTTAATAATACCACCAAAATATTAAATTGTCAATTATCAAACTGGGAAAAGGAGAAATTTAGCATGAAATTATATGAAATTGACGCAGAAATTGAACAATGTATCTTAATTGATGAAGAAACAGGCGAGGTTATTGGGATTGATACAGAAAGAGCTGATAAGCTGCAGATGATGAGAGATGATAAAATAAAAAATTTGGCTCTCTATTATAAAAATTTGATGGCTGAGGTTAATGCGTATAAATCCGAAAAAGATTATTTTGCAAAGCGTGAAAGGGTGGCCAAAAATAAAGCGGAGAGTATTAAGAAATTTTTAAATGAATTTCTTGCGGGTGAAAAGTTTGAATCACCAAAGGTTAATATTACATATCGTAAGAGTGAATCAGTTGTTATTGATGATATTAACAAAGTAGACAAGCAGTATTTAAAATATACAGAACCGGCGGTTGACAAAGTGGAGGCCAAAAAAGCTATTAAATCAGGTGTATTACTTGAAGGTTTACATATTGAAGAAAATCAAAATATTCAAATTAAGTAGAAGCAGGAGGTATTCATGAAGATAATTAAAGGTATACAAAAAACGCCTGAAAAGGTTGTAGTTTATGGACCGGAAGGGATAGGTAAATCAACTTTTTTATCTTGTTTTCCGGAGCCGTTGTTTATTGATACAGAAGGAAGCACAAAACATATGAATGTATCTAGATTGCCAAACCCGCAAAGTTGGATGGAATTGTTAGAAGAAATTAATTACGTTATTCAAAATCCTGGCTGCTGTAAAACACTTACAATAGATACAATTGATTGGGCTGAACAGCTTTGTACAGAAAACATACTTGAAAAGTACGGTAAAAATGGAATTGAGGATTTTGGATATGGTACCGGATATGTATATGTAAAAGAAGAATTTGGAAGATTTTTAAAGTTGCTGGATAATGTTATTGAGGCAGGAATAAATGTTGCTTTAGCTGCACATGCACAAATACGTAAATTTGAGCAGCCTGATGAACTTGGTGCATATGACAGATACGAACTGAAACTCGGAAAGAAAACTTCTTCACAAACAGCACCTCTTGTGAAGGAATGGGCTGATATGGTTCTATTTGCAAATTATAAAACAATTTCTGTAGCTGTTGATAAAGATGGAAAAAAACATAAAGCTCAAGGTGGAAAGCGTGTAATGTATACAACTCATCATCCATGCTGGGATGCGAAAAACAGGCATGGATTAGAAAGCGAGCTGCCATTTGATTATAAATATGTTGCAAATATATTTGATAACTTTGAACCACAGAGCCAAACACCTGTTAAACTTAATCAGACAGAACAAATAGAAAGAGAAATTGATGCTGTTATTGATAAAATTCCGAAACAAGATGAAGAAACTAAAACAAATAAACAACAAATGAAGAAAATTAATGTTGACGGAATCCCTAAAGAATTAGCTAAATTAATGATTGAAAACAATGTTACTAAAGAAATGATTCAAAATGTTGTGCATCAAAAAGGTTATTATCCATCGGGTACACCAATTGAAAATTTTGATACTGAGTTTATAGAAGGGGTTCTGATAGGCGCCTGGGATGATGTATATAAAGTAATAGTTGAATATGAGACACTTCCTTGGGAAGAAAAATAAATAATAAAATTTGGAGGAAATAAAAATGAGTAATGAATCAGAAAGAGAATATGGCTGGGATGATGAAATACAAAATGATGGACCGGAATATGTCGTTTTGCCGGATGGAGACTATAATTTTAAAGTAACAGGTTTTGAACGCGGCAGATATGAAGGTGGAGAGAAAATTCCGGCTTGTAATATGGCAATTATCACTTTAGAAATAGAGAATAACAAAGGAATTTGTTTTATACAAAACAGATTATTTTTACATAGTCGTTGTGAGGGGTTGTTGTGTGCATTTTTTACTTGTATTGGTCAGAGAAAGCATGGTGAAAAATTGAAAATGAATTGGAATGAAGTTGTCGGAGCAAGAGGAAGAGCAAAAATTGGACATCGTGAATA is from Monoglobus pectinilyticus and encodes:
- a CDS encoding DUF669 domain-containing protein is translated as MSNESEREYGWDDEIQNDGPEYVVLPDGDYNFKVTGFERGRYEGGEKIPACNMAIITLEIENNKGICFIQNRLFLHSRCEGLLCAFFTCIGQRKHGEKLKMNWNEVVGARGRAKIGHREYNGNIYNDIKRFYAPDESAPKKSFTPGKF
- a CDS encoding siphovirus Gp157 family protein; this translates as MKLYEIDAEIEQCILIDEETGEVIGIDTERADKLQMMRDDKIKNLALYYKNLMAEVNAYKSEKDYFAKRERVAKNKAESIKKFLNEFLAGEKFESPKVNITYRKSESVVIDDINKVDKQYLKYTEPAVDKVEAKKAIKSGVLLEGLHIEENQNIQIK
- a CDS encoding ATP-binding protein, whose translation is MKIIKGIQKTPEKVVVYGPEGIGKSTFLSCFPEPLFIDTEGSTKHMNVSRLPNPQSWMELLEEINYVIQNPGCCKTLTIDTIDWAEQLCTENILEKYGKNGIEDFGYGTGYVYVKEEFGRFLKLLDNVIEAGINVALAAHAQIRKFEQPDELGAYDRYELKLGKKTSSQTAPLVKEWADMVLFANYKTISVAVDKDGKKHKAQGGKRVMYTTHHPCWDAKNRHGLESELPFDYKYVANIFDNFEPQSQTPVKLNQTEQIEREIDAVIDKIPKQDEETKTNKQQMKKINVDGIPKELAKLMIENNVTKEMIQNVVHQKGYYPSGTPIENFDTEFIEGVLIGAWDDVYKVIVEYETLPWEEK